In Nisaea acidiphila, the DNA window GCCTCATCCGCGCGCAAAGCTGATCCCCCATGCTCTCGATCATCGCGATCCTGTTCGTTCTCTTCCTCCTGAGCGGCATGCCGGTGGCTTTCGCCCTAGCGCTCGCCTCTTTTCCCGTCTTCGTCCTGACCGGAACGATGCCGCCCACCGTGGCGATCCAGAAAATGGTGACGGCGACCCAGAGCTTTCCCCTGCTCGCGGTGCCGTTCTTCATCTTCGCCGGCAACCTGATGAACTCGACCGGCATCACCGAGCGGCTGATCACCTTCGCTCGCCTGCTGACCGGCTGGATGGCGGGCGGCCTCGGCCAGGTCTCGATCATGCTGAGCCTGATGATGGGCGGCATTTCCGGCTCGGCGGTCGCGGACGCGTCCATGGAAGCGCGCCTGCTCGGCCCCGGGATGATCGAGAAAGGCGGCTATTCCAAGGCCGCGACCGCCGCGGTCCTGGCCTTCGGCTCCATCGTTACCGCGACCATTCCGCCCAGCATCGGGCTGATCCTGTTCGGCTTCATCAACGAGGTCTCGATCGGACGGCTGTTCCTCGCCGGCGTCATCCCGGGCATGCTGCTGACGGCATTGCTGATGCTGACCGCCTGGATCGTCGCCCGGCGCCACGGCTATGCGGCCGATCTCTCGAAACCGCCGTCGACGCGCGAACTCCTGGCGAGCTTCCGGGAAAGCGTCTGGGCACTGGCCTTCCCGATCATCCTGATCATCGGATTCCGCTTCGGCTTCTTCACCGCCACCGAGGCCGGGGCCTTCCTCGTCTTCTATGCCCTCTTTGTCGGCGTGTTCGTCTATCGCGAGCTTTCACCCGGCAAGCTCTACGAGGCGATACGCAGCACGGTGACCGATCTCGGCATGGTCATGCTGCTGATCATGATGGCCTCGGTCCTCGGCTACGCGGTGACCATCGAGCAAGGACCGCAGCAGATCGCCGCCATGGTCACAACCCTGACCTCGGAGCCGCTCGCGATCCTGATCCTCGTGCTCCTGCTGCTCCTCGTCAGCGGTATGTTCCTTGAGGGTGCCGCCAACATCCTGCTGGTGACGCCGGTCGTCATGCCGGTGCTGATTCAGGCGGGCTTCGACCCGGTGCATGTCGGCATCCTGATGGTCACGCTGATCAATGTCGGCGGCCTGACGCCCCCGGTCGGCGTGATCATGTTCACCGTCTGCGGGATCCTCGACGTGAAGACCGGTGCTTTCTCGAAAGCCTCCGCGCCCTATTTCCTTGCGATCCTGGCCTTTCTCGTGATCCTGATCGCCTTCCCTGCCGTGTCGCTTTTCATGCCGGGGCAGCTTATGTAATCGGTTCGTTTTGGGCGTTTCGAGGTTCACTGGATGAGTGTCGGTTTCCTTTCCGAGGCATTGATCAAGGCATCGGACGAACTGTCCGGGCCGGGCCAGCAGGGCTCCGCTGCGGCCCGGGTCTATGCGGGGCTGAGGGCACGCATCATTTCGCTCGAGCTGCTGCCCGACACTGTGCTGTCGCGCGCCGAGATCGCGAAAGAGTACGAGGTCAGCCAGTCCCCGGTTAGGGAAGCGATCCAGAAACTGGAGCAGGAAGGGCTGGTCGTTTCCTATCCCCAGTCGAAGACGCTGGTGACGAAGATCGATACCGAGCACGCCCAGAAGTCCCAATTTCTCCGCGTCGGTGTCGAGCTTGAGGTCGCGAAGGCCCTCGCCAGGGCCGGCGACCCGGCGCTGCTGCAGCCCACCACACGGATCCTCCGCATGCAGAAACTGGCGGGAGAGGATTGCGACATCTCGGAATTCACCGCCCTCGACCGTCTGTTTCACCTGTCGCTGTTCCAGGCCGCCGGCGTCGGCTCGCTCTGGCAGCTGGTTTCGGGCTGTTCGGGTCACATCGACCGGCTGCGCACGCTGAACCTGCCGGATCCCGGCAAGATGGCCGACGTCCTGGCGGCCCATGAACGAATCCTCGAGGCGATTGCCGGAGGTGATCCCCAGGATGTCGAGCGCCAAGTCCGGGATCACCTCTCCGGCACGCTCGCCGCCATCCCGGCGATCAGGGCGGCCCATCCGGACTATTTCGAAGCCGAGGACTGATCCTGCGGCTCAGTCCACCGAAAAGTGTCTGAGAAAATCCGGGTCCGGCTCGACCCCGAGGCCCGGACCGCCCGGCAGCGCGACCGTACCGCCGCTTTCCCTGACCTGCTCGCCGATCCGGAGCGGCTCGGTCAGCAGTTCCTCACGGAACCGGTTGGGCGTGGTGTCGAATTCCAGCATCGGCTGCACCGGATGGGCGCCACCGGGCAAGTCCGGAAGCGCGGCCAGCAGATGCATGTTGGCCGCCACCGCCACGGCGGAGCCCCAGACATGGTTCACGATGGGCAGGAAATGCGCCTCGGCGAGCGCGCGGACCTTCAGATACTCGGTGATTCCGCCGAGCCCGCAGACTTCCGGCTGCAGCACGTCGACGCAGCGCTCGCGGATCAGGTCTCGGAAGCCCCAGCGGGTGAACTCGCCCTCGCCGCCGGCAATCGGCATGTCGAGTGTGCTGCACAGATCGCGATAGCCCTGACGGTCCTCCGGCGCCACCGGTTCCTCGAACCAGGCGACACCGAGACGTTCCAGCTCGCGGCCGAGCGGGATCGCCTCGCGGGCAGTATAAGCGTGGTTGGCATCGACCATCTGACCGGTCTCGCCACCGATGGCGTTCCGGACCGCCTCGACCAGCTCCAGGTCCTTCCGCGGACCGAGACCGATCTTCATCTTCATCGCGCCGTAGCCCGCCTCTTTGATCGCCGCGCTTTCGACCGCGAAGCGCTCCGCCAGATCCGGCACCCGCTGCAGCATCATGCCGTAGCCATAAACCGGGATGCGGTCGCGGAAAGCGCCGCCGAGCAGCCGGTAGAGCGGCACGCCATGGAGTTTCCCCGCGATGTCCCAGAGCGCAATATCGACGCCGGAGAGTGCCTGCATCGGCATGCCCTTCTGGCCGTGGTCGCGCAGCAGGTTGTAGACCTTGTGCCAGATCACCTCGCGGGCCAGCGGATCCATGCCGAGCACCATGGGCTGAATCACCCGCTCCACGATGGCCTTGTTCGCGAAGGCGACATCTCCGCCGCCGAAACTTTCGCCCCAGCCGGTCACCCCCTCGTCCGTCGTTACCTCGACGAGATGCGTCGTCCGTTTCAGATAATATTGCTGGGAGTATCCGAGCTCCTCGGCGAGGTCGTATTGCAGCACATGGCTGCGGATCGCGGTGATTTTCAAGCTCGGTTCCCTCCCCTCGCGTCGGCCGGTTTGTCCGGCCGTACGGTCATTGCATGAAGCTCTCCGGGGGCACCCATGTTTCGGGCATGAAACGGTTCCCCCAGCGGCACATCTCCTGAAGGACCCGGTGCAGCCCCCGGCCCTTCTCCGTCAGATTATAGGCATAGCGTTTGGGGCGCTCCTGGTAGAGCGAGCGTTCGACAAGACCGCTCGCCTCCATCCGGTTCAGCCGGTCCGCGAGGATGTTGGTCGTGATGCCTTCGGGCGATGCCATGAACTCGGAATACCGGCTCTTGCCGGTCAGCATGTCGCGCAGAATGACGAGGGTCCATCGGTCGCCGACGATATCGAGCGTCGTCGCGATGGGGCATCCGGAGCGGGGGTCGAAATCCAATTTTTCCATCCTAGGCTCAATAGTGACTTGCAACTTGCAATTCACAAGTTATGATCCAGTTCGTCTTCTTCAACATATCAAGGAGTTCAGGGAATGTCGGAGGGATTCACCGGGGGATGCCTGTGCGGCGCCGTCAGATACGAGGCGAAATCGGAGCCGAAAATCGTCGGTGACTGCTATTGCGACGACTGCCGCAAGGCGAGCGGAACGACGCATTGCACCCATCTCGGCCTGCCGGAGGCGGATGTGTCGGTAACCGGCCGGCTGAAGTTCTTCGACAAGCCGGCGGACAGCGGAAACGTGGTCAGCCGCGGCTTCTGCCCCGATTGCGGTTCGGCCGTCTATTCGACCAATTCCGGGGTGCCCGGCATGCTCTTCCTCCGCGCCTCGAGCCTGGACGACATCGAGATCGCGGAACCGCAGATGACGGTCTATGCCGGCCGCGCACCGAGCTGGGCAGCGATCGACCGGAATAAGCCGGTCTTCGAGGCCATGCCGACCCAGATGCCCGAGGAAGTTGCGGGCCAGGGCTCTTGAATGACTTCGGGAGGCGCCGTCGCCGGTGCCTCCCGGCTAATTGCCTATTCCGGCACCTCATACGCGGCGATAGCGATGTCAGCCGCCTCGTCGCGCAGCGGAATGATCGCCTGATAGGCCTCCGACGCGTACCAGGACTTCAGATCCGCCAAGGACGGGAACTTCGCGATCCCTGTCATCTGGTGATCGATCTCTCCCGCAGTCAGAAGACCGATCGCCTTGCCGCGCATCACCATCTCGCCTCCAAAAGGCGCAAAGGTCTCCGCGGCCTTCGCTCCATATTCCTGCATCTTCGCAGGATTCTTGACCGTTACCGTCGCAACGAAAAACGCCGTCATCTTGCTCTCTTCCCCATTTGCGTCTGACTTCACATTCCGCGAAACCCGCGTTATGTACATATATGATCAAAATGGCGCACAACCGTATTGTCCATACATGCACAAAACACATCCGCGTGAGGAACCATGGCCCGGCCCAGCAAGTTCGACCGCGACGAAGCCATTGAGACGGCTATGGAGGCCTTCTGGCGCGACGGGTACGAGTCATGTTCCGTCAAGGCGCTCTCGGAACGGCTCGGAATCACCCGATCCAGCTTCTACAACGCCTTCAATAGCAGGGAAGATCTCTTCGCAGAGGTTCTGGAGCGCTATGCCAGGCAGTCTCCTGACAGAGCCTTCGCCGATCTGGTCAGCGACGGACAGGTAAGAGCGCTCATCACCCGCACTTTTCGCTTGGCGTGCCGGGTGAGAGCGGCGGATCCGGATGGCAAGGGCTGCCTCGCGGTGAAGAGCGTCGACGAGCTTTGCGGCCGGGACCGCATACTGGGACCGCTGCTGGAAGAAGCCATTCTGGGAAACGTTGCCCGGATCGAGAG includes these proteins:
- a CDS encoding TRAP transporter large permease codes for the protein MLSIIAILFVLFLLSGMPVAFALALASFPVFVLTGTMPPTVAIQKMVTATQSFPLLAVPFFIFAGNLMNSTGITERLITFARLLTGWMAGGLGQVSIMLSLMMGGISGSAVADASMEARLLGPGMIEKGGYSKAATAAVLAFGSIVTATIPPSIGLILFGFINEVSIGRLFLAGVIPGMLLTALLMLTAWIVARRHGYAADLSKPPSTRELLASFRESVWALAFPIILIIGFRFGFFTATEAGAFLVFYALFVGVFVYRELSPGKLYEAIRSTVTDLGMVMLLIMMASVLGYAVTIEQGPQQIAAMVTTLTSEPLAILILVLLLLLVSGMFLEGAANILLVTPVVMPVLIQAGFDPVHVGILMVTLINVGGLTPPVGVIMFTVCGILDVKTGAFSKASAPYFLAILAFLVILIAFPAVSLFMPGQLM
- a CDS encoding GntR family transcriptional regulator; this encodes MSVGFLSEALIKASDELSGPGQQGSAAARVYAGLRARIISLELLPDTVLSRAEIAKEYEVSQSPVREAIQKLEQEGLVVSYPQSKTLVTKIDTEHAQKSQFLRVGVELEVAKALARAGDPALLQPTTRILRMQKLAGEDCDISEFTALDRLFHLSLFQAAGVGSLWQLVSGCSGHIDRLRTLNLPDPGKMADVLAAHERILEAIAGGDPQDVERQVRDHLSGTLAAIPAIRAAHPDYFEAED
- a CDS encoding mandelate racemase/muconate lactonizing enzyme family protein, with the protein product MKITAIRSHVLQYDLAEELGYSQQYYLKRTTHLVEVTTDEGVTGWGESFGGGDVAFANKAIVERVIQPMVLGMDPLAREVIWHKVYNLLRDHGQKGMPMQALSGVDIALWDIAGKLHGVPLYRLLGGAFRDRIPVYGYGMMLQRVPDLAERFAVESAAIKEAGYGAMKMKIGLGPRKDLELVEAVRNAIGGETGQMVDANHAYTAREAIPLGRELERLGVAWFEEPVAPEDRQGYRDLCSTLDMPIAGGEGEFTRWGFRDLIRERCVDVLQPEVCGLGGITEYLKVRALAEAHFLPIVNHVWGSAVAVAANMHLLAALPDLPGGAHPVQPMLEFDTTPNRFREELLTEPLRIGEQVRESGGTVALPGGPGLGVEPDPDFLRHFSVD
- a CDS encoding winged helix-turn-helix transcriptional regulator → MDFDPRSGCPIATTLDIVGDRWTLVILRDMLTGKSRYSEFMASPEGITTNILADRLNRMEASGLVERSLYQERPKRYAYNLTEKGRGLHRVLQEMCRWGNRFMPETWVPPESFMQ
- a CDS encoding GFA family protein; this encodes MSEGFTGGCLCGAVRYEAKSEPKIVGDCYCDDCRKASGTTHCTHLGLPEADVSVTGRLKFFDKPADSGNVVSRGFCPDCGSAVYSTNSGVPGMLFLRASSLDDIEIAEPQMTVYAGRAPSWAAIDRNKPVFEAMPTQMPEEVAGQGS
- a CDS encoding DUF1330 domain-containing protein encodes the protein MTAFFVATVTVKNPAKMQEYGAKAAETFAPFGGEMVMRGKAIGLLTAGEIDHQMTGIAKFPSLADLKSWYASEAYQAIIPLRDEAADIAIAAYEVPE
- a CDS encoding TetR/AcrR family transcriptional regulator — its product is MARPSKFDRDEAIETAMEAFWRDGYESCSVKALSERLGITRSSFYNAFNSREDLFAEVLERYARQSPDRAFADLVSDGQVRALITRTFRLACRVRAADPDGKGCLAVKSVDELCGRDRILGPLLEEAILGNVARIERLLEFGKETGELPESLEPHATALALKAQLVGLNVICKVIRDETELRLAAETALRGLGLFEEATDA